The Chryseolinea soli genome contains a region encoding:
- a CDS encoding tyrosine-protein phosphatase, which produces MFSWFKKKKPSAHAASLHTDIHSHLLPGLDDGVQSYADAEDIITRFAQLGYRKLITTPHVMSDAYRNTPEIISDALQKLRTHLKERNITMEVDAAAEYYLDENVFRMLENNQPLLTFGKNLLLFETNFLNEPFNLKEFIFMANTKGYRPVLAHPERYLYLQSNIEKAQDLMDRGALLQVNISSITGYYSKEAQRTAHKLIDRGWVHLLGSDCHARQHVQLVGVAQSMKHFQKALSLPLLNNSL; this is translated from the coding sequence GTGTTCTCCTGGTTCAAAAAAAAGAAGCCCTCTGCCCACGCGGCAAGCTTGCACACCGACATTCACTCCCACTTGCTACCGGGACTTGATGATGGCGTGCAGTCCTACGCGGATGCCGAAGACATCATCACCCGCTTCGCACAACTCGGCTACCGCAAGCTGATCACCACACCCCACGTGATGAGCGACGCCTACCGGAACACGCCGGAAATAATTTCCGACGCCTTGCAAAAGCTGCGCACCCATCTCAAAGAACGCAACATCACGATGGAGGTGGACGCCGCTGCCGAGTACTACCTCGATGAGAACGTTTTTCGCATGCTCGAAAACAATCAACCGCTGCTCACCTTTGGGAAGAACCTCCTGCTCTTTGAGACCAACTTCCTCAACGAGCCGTTTAACCTGAAAGAATTTATTTTCATGGCCAACACAAAAGGCTACCGGCCCGTGCTGGCACATCCCGAGCGCTATCTCTATTTGCAGAGCAACATCGAGAAAGCACAAGACCTGATGGATCGCGGCGCGTTGTTGCAAGTCAACATCAGTTCGATCACCGGCTACTACTCCAAAGAAGCACAGCGCACGGCCCACAAGCTGATCGACCGGGGTTGGGTTCATTTGCTGGGAAGCGATTGCCATGCCCGGCAGCATGTGCAACTGGTGGGCGTGGCGCAAAGCATGAAGCATTTTCAAAAAGCTTTATCTTTACCGCTCCTGAATAATTCACTCTGA
- a CDS encoding NAD-dependent epimerase/dehydratase family protein → MIAVTGANGLLGSFLVRKLVEKNEVFVALKRKGSDTSLLNDLADKITWRDADVLDAQAIDEALHDVTHIFHTAAAVSFNPRRAKEVLNVNALGTRHVVNAALMNGAKRLVHVSSVAALGRQKDQTRITENNKWIDNPLNTVYAQSKYLAELEVFRGQEEGLSCVVLNPSLILAPADWTRSSAQLFKYVWDEKPFYMDGFLNYVDVRDVADLSYRLLNHPVQGERFIASAGKISYSDFFSSIARKFNKKSPGIKVSKGLLSVMAAVEAVRAKIAGVEPLVTHERARLAGTEFLYENTKIRNTLNFEFQPIDETLQWCCGYYMEKNPH, encoded by the coding sequence ATGATCGCGGTTACCGGAGCCAACGGTTTGTTGGGCAGCTTCCTGGTTCGAAAACTGGTGGAGAAAAATGAAGTGTTCGTGGCCCTCAAACGAAAAGGCAGCGACACGTCCCTGCTCAATGACCTTGCCGACAAGATCACCTGGCGCGATGCCGACGTGCTCGACGCGCAGGCCATAGACGAAGCCCTTCACGATGTGACACACATCTTTCACACGGCCGCCGCAGTTTCATTCAATCCGCGTCGCGCGAAAGAAGTGTTGAATGTAAATGCATTGGGCACCCGTCACGTAGTGAATGCGGCGCTGATGAACGGCGCAAAGCGATTGGTGCACGTCAGCTCCGTGGCGGCGTTGGGACGGCAAAAAGATCAGACACGCATCACCGAAAATAATAAGTGGATAGACAATCCTCTGAACACCGTCTACGCACAATCCAAATACCTCGCAGAGCTGGAAGTTTTCCGGGGCCAGGAAGAAGGGCTGTCGTGTGTCGTGCTCAATCCCTCGCTGATCCTCGCACCGGCCGACTGGACCCGCAGCAGCGCGCAGTTGTTTAAGTATGTATGGGACGAGAAGCCGTTCTACATGGATGGTTTTTTGAACTATGTAGACGTGCGTGACGTTGCCGATTTGAGTTATCGATTGCTAAACCATCCCGTGCAAGGCGAGCGGTTTATCGCCAGCGCAGGGAAGATTTCGTATTCGGATTTTTTTTCCAGCATAGCAAGGAAATTCAACAAAAAATCACCGGGCATAAAAGTCTCCAAAGGCCTGCTTTCGGTGATGGCGGCGGTGGAGGCAGTGCGTGCGAAGATTGCGGGTGTAGAGCCGCTGGTGACCCACGAAAGGGCGCGTTTGGCAGGCACGGAATTCTTGTACGAGAACACCAAAATCCGCAACACGCTCAATTTTGAATTTCAACCGATTGATGAAACATTGCAATGGTGTTGCGGATATTACATGGAGAAAAATCCACACTAA
- a CDS encoding tetratricopeptide repeat protein, with protein sequence MSKEYRKREEGNELIKRFEDHLRKKKAEFFDLDAYEQIIDHYMLRSKHSKALQAVNQAISQYPFSTELITIKAQILSNLEEFGQALELLEQAHALQPNDPEIFLTKGSILSLQGNHAEAIENYEQALLLADDKDEVYYSIGLAHQSMEDYEKAIEAYKKSIEININHDGSLYELAFCLDVTGQLEGSIEYYQKFIDEDPYSTAAWYNLGIVYNKLEKYQEALNAYDYAITIDESFASAYFNTGNTYMNMSEYTKALDAFRKTVEIEGPSPEVYCCLGAAYESLEQYELGLKYFQKATKLDSLYDEAWFGAGACLEKQEKWYQALHFYNKALKINTENPEYWKSVAHAEFKVGNTVSSIDAYEEASKLEPGDKEIWLNWSFIYYEQGDHDKAIETLLTGFDEIPDDAEFFYRMTVYLIEAGRFKEAFNYLENALILDFDGHTALFDFFPKIETQKALYKIIEQFRKENS encoded by the coding sequence ATGTCTAAAGAATATCGTAAAAGAGAAGAAGGAAACGAGCTGATTAAACGATTTGAAGACCATCTCCGGAAAAAGAAAGCAGAGTTTTTTGATTTAGATGCCTACGAACAGATCATTGATCACTACATGTTGCGTAGCAAACATAGCAAGGCCCTTCAAGCCGTTAATCAAGCAATTAGTCAATATCCCTTTTCCACAGAACTGATCACCATCAAGGCACAGATTCTCTCCAACCTGGAGGAATTCGGCCAGGCGCTCGAGCTGTTGGAACAAGCGCACGCCCTGCAACCGAACGACCCTGAAATTTTCCTGACAAAAGGGTCCATCCTATCCCTGCAAGGCAACCACGCCGAGGCCATCGAGAACTACGAGCAAGCCTTGTTGCTGGCCGACGACAAAGATGAAGTATACTACAGCATCGGGTTGGCACATCAGAGCATGGAAGACTATGAGAAGGCCATCGAGGCCTACAAGAAATCCATCGAGATCAACATCAATCACGACGGCTCGTTGTATGAACTTGCTTTCTGTCTGGACGTGACCGGGCAACTGGAAGGCAGCATCGAGTATTATCAGAAATTCATCGACGAAGATCCCTACTCCACCGCGGCGTGGTATAACCTCGGCATTGTATACAACAAGCTCGAGAAATACCAGGAAGCGCTCAACGCCTACGATTACGCGATCACCATCGACGAGTCGTTTGCCTCCGCTTATTTCAACACGGGCAACACCTACATGAACATGAGCGAGTACACCAAAGCGTTGGATGCCTTCCGCAAGACCGTGGAGATCGAAGGCCCCAGCCCGGAAGTGTATTGCTGCCTGGGAGCCGCTTATGAAAGCCTGGAGCAATACGAGCTCGGGCTGAAATATTTCCAGAAAGCCACCAAACTCGACTCGCTCTACGACGAAGCTTGGTTTGGGGCGGGCGCTTGCCTGGAAAAACAGGAAAAATGGTATCAGGCCCTTCATTTCTATAATAAAGCCCTGAAAATCAACACTGAAAATCCGGAATATTGGAAGTCGGTGGCCCATGCCGAGTTCAAAGTGGGCAACACCGTGTCCAGCATCGACGCTTATGAAGAGGCCTCGAAACTGGAACCCGGCGACAAGGAAATATGGCTGAATTGGTCGTTTATCTACTACGAACAAGGCGATCACGACAAGGCTATAGAGACCTTATTGACGGGATTTGACGAAATTCCGGATGATGCCGAATTTTTCTACCGCATGACGGTATACCTCATCGAAGCTGGTCGCTTTAAAGAAGCCTTTAATTATTTGGAAAATGCTTTAATTTTGGACTTCGATGGACATACCGCCCTGTTCGATTTCTTTCCTAAGATCGAGACGCAAAAGGCGCTGTACAAGATCATCGAGCAGTTTAGAAAAGAAAATAGCTAA
- a CDS encoding phosphosulfolactate synthase, with the protein MNYELKNLPERTTKPRQYGFTMAMDKGLSIRETEDFVSICADHIDIVKLGWATSFVTPNLKDKLKVYKEAGLPVYFGGTLFEAFVIRDQFEDYRRLLDKYEMSFAEVSDGSMDIDHDKKCDYITKLADQVTVLSEVGSKDADKIIPPYMWIELMQKELDAGAWKVIGEAREGGNVGLFRSTGEVRSGLVQEILTKIPFEKIIWEAPQKAQQVWFIKLLGANVNLGNISPEEVIPLETIRLGLRGDTFLHFLGIEKKNTNTAPPFEVD; encoded by the coding sequence ATGAACTACGAACTTAAAAACCTGCCTGAGCGTACGACCAAGCCCAGGCAATATGGCTTTACTATGGCCATGGATAAGGGCTTGAGTATACGCGAAACGGAGGATTTTGTCAGTATTTGTGCAGATCATATCGATATCGTGAAGTTGGGATGGGCCACCTCCTTTGTGACGCCCAACCTGAAGGATAAGCTGAAAGTATACAAAGAGGCCGGTCTGCCGGTCTATTTCGGAGGCACGCTTTTCGAAGCCTTCGTGATCCGCGACCAATTCGAAGATTACCGTCGTTTATTGGATAAATATGAGATGTCGTTCGCAGAAGTGTCGGATGGCTCGATGGACATCGACCACGACAAGAAATGCGACTACATCACGAAGCTGGCCGACCAGGTAACCGTGCTTTCGGAAGTGGGGTCTAAGGACGCGGACAAGATCATCCCGCCCTACATGTGGATCGAGCTGATGCAGAAAGAGTTAGACGCCGGCGCCTGGAAAGTGATCGGCGAAGCCCGCGAAGGCGGAAATGTAGGCCTGTTCCGGTCCACCGGAGAGGTACGTTCCGGTCTGGTGCAAGAAATTCTCACGAAAATCCCCTTTGAAAAGATCATTTGGGAAGCTCCCCAAAAGGCACAACAAGTGTGGTTCATCAAACTGCTGGGCGCCAACGTGAACCTGGGCAATATCTCTCCAGAAGAAGTTATTCCCCTGGAAACCATACGATTAGGTCTACGAGGTGACACCTTCTTGCACTTCCTCGGTATAGAAAAGAAGAACACCAACACGGCGCCGCCCTTCGAGGTAGACTAA
- a CDS encoding DUF368 domain-containing protein: protein MRRPKDYILLYLKGISMGATDVIPGVSGGTTALLTGIYNELIASLQAIDRKALQMLKNRDFAGFWEKINGNFLLTIFLGIITSIFTAAKGMIYLSTRHPVATSAFFFGLIAISVTLMLREIKKWNGGIVIALAAGTAIAYGLSILPAFHTPDALWLAFFAGMVAACGMLLPGISGGFILLIIGKYRYIINAITNFQLPMLLVFSLGCVAGLLGFSRILGWVVDNYHGATVALLAGLMLGTLNKLWPWRQVMEFVTNNRGQQVPVWDKSILPWHYVAVTGKDPQVFQAILMMAIGVFIMVLVEKISARLKTKL from the coding sequence TTGAGAAGACCCAAAGACTATATCCTCCTTTACTTGAAAGGCATAAGTATGGGAGCCACCGACGTTATACCCGGCGTTTCCGGCGGCACCACGGCCTTGCTCACGGGCATCTACAACGAGCTTATCGCCTCGCTGCAGGCCATCGACCGGAAAGCCCTTCAAATGTTGAAAAACCGCGATTTTGCGGGATTTTGGGAGAAAATCAACGGCAATTTTTTATTGACCATCTTTCTGGGCATCATCACCAGCATCTTTACGGCTGCCAAGGGCATGATCTACCTTTCCACGCGCCATCCTGTGGCCACTTCAGCCTTCTTTTTTGGCCTGATTGCCATTTCGGTCACCCTGATGCTCAGGGAGATAAAGAAATGGAACGGCGGCATCGTCATTGCGCTCGCAGCAGGCACCGCCATCGCCTATGGCCTATCGATTTTACCCGCGTTTCACACCCCCGACGCCCTCTGGCTCGCCTTTTTCGCAGGAATGGTGGCCGCTTGTGGCATGTTGTTGCCTGGAATTTCCGGGGGGTTTATCCTGCTTATTATCGGGAAATACCGGTATATCATCAACGCCATTACCAACTTCCAATTACCTATGTTGCTGGTATTCAGCCTGGGATGCGTTGCCGGACTATTGGGGTTTTCCAGAATTTTGGGGTGGGTAGTAGACAACTATCATGGCGCAACCGTAGCTTTGCTGGCCGGGTTGATGCTAGGCACCCTCAACAAGTTGTGGCCGTGGCGCCAGGTCATGGAATTTGTGACCAACAACAGAGGCCAGCAAGTACCCGTGTGGGATAAGAGCATTTTGCCCTGGCATTATGTGGCAGTTACCGGCAAGGACCCACAGGTTTTTCAGGCCATTTTGATGATGGCCATCGGCGTTTTCATCATGGTATTAGTAGAAAAGATTTCAGCAAGACTTAAAACAAAACTCTGA
- a CDS encoding shikimate dehydrogenase family protein has translation MEKVFGLIGATVSHSFSKAYFDEKFFREGLRDYHYELFPLSNITDIEALLKETKGLTGLNVTIPYKEQVLKYLDEVDGFAKKIGAVNVIKIKDGKLKGFNTDSDAFYETIVKWLPEGKTFKALILGTGGSSKAVQEALKKMKIDYKVVSREAKKGNYTYADLEANPKLISESLLIINTTPLGMSPNTETMPPIDNEHIGPDHYVYDLIYNPARTMFLQKAEMRGATIKNGLEMLHVQAEKSWTIWNN, from the coding sequence ATGGAAAAAGTATTCGGGCTAATCGGTGCCACCGTTAGCCACTCGTTTTCAAAGGCTTATTTCGATGAAAAATTCTTCCGCGAAGGACTTCGCGACTATCACTACGAATTGTTCCCCCTCTCCAACATCACGGATATTGAAGCATTGTTAAAAGAAACCAAAGGCCTCACCGGCCTGAACGTGACCATCCCCTACAAAGAACAGGTGCTGAAGTACTTGGACGAAGTAGACGGGTTTGCTAAAAAGATCGGCGCAGTGAACGTGATCAAGATCAAAGACGGCAAGCTGAAAGGCTTTAACACGGATTCGGATGCCTTTTATGAAACCATCGTGAAATGGCTTCCCGAAGGAAAAACATTTAAAGCCCTCATCCTGGGCACTGGCGGCTCTTCGAAGGCGGTTCAAGAGGCGCTGAAAAAAATGAAGATCGATTATAAGGTGGTTTCGCGTGAAGCAAAAAAAGGAAACTACACCTACGCCGACCTGGAAGCCAACCCCAAACTCATCAGCGAGTCGCTGCTCATCATCAACACCACGCCCCTGGGCATGAGCCCCAACACCGAGACCATGCCGCCGATCGACAACGAGCACATCGGTCCCGACCATTACGTATACGACCTGATCTATAACCCAGCACGCACCATGTTTTTGCAAAAAGCAGAGATGCGCGGCGCCACCATCAAGAATGGTCTGGAAATGCTGCACGTCCAAGCTGAAAAATCGTGGACGATCTGGAATAACTGA
- the uvrB gene encoding excinuclease ABC subunit UvrB, with product MDFKLSSEYEPTGDQPRAIEQLTKGVEAGEQHQTLLGVTGSGKTFTMANVIARTNRPTLILSHNKTLAAQLYGEFKQFFPENAVEYFISYYDYYQPEAFIPSSGLYIEKDLSINEEIEKLRLSATSSLLTGRRDVIVVASVSCIYGIGNPEEFGKNVIKLKTGETIVRNKLLFALVDILYNRTEVEFKRGTFRVKGDTVDVFLAYADYAIRIYFWGDEIESIQRIDPVSGKKISDESIVTIFPANLFVTGKESLHQAIREIQDDMVAQVNMFEADRRHLEAKRLKERTEFDIEMMRELGYCSGIENYSRYFDRRRPGDRPFCLIDYFPDDFLMVIDESHVTVPQVRAMWGGDRSRKVNLVDYGFRLPSALDNRPLTFNEFETLLNQTVYVSATPSEYELRKSEGVVVEQIIRPTGLLDPEIDVRPSKNQIDDLLEEIDERVKKHERVLVTTLTKRMAEELTKYMDRVGVKCRYIHSEVTTLDRVEILRELRLGVFDVLVGVNLLREGLDLPEVSLVAILDADKEGFLRNQRSLVQTIGRAARNDQGRVIMYADSITESMQLAIDETNRRRTIQRDYNTANGITPRTVLKSKGNILGQTKVADSKKTHKYYVEDEEATLAADPVVAYLSKDELTKMADRTRRAMEKAAKELEFMEAAKLRDEYMAIQKLLETKV from the coding sequence ATGGATTTCAAGCTCAGCAGTGAATACGAACCGACCGGCGACCAACCCCGGGCCATCGAACAACTAACGAAGGGCGTAGAGGCCGGTGAGCAACACCAGACCCTGCTGGGCGTTACCGGATCGGGCAAGACGTTTACGATGGCCAACGTGATTGCCCGCACCAACCGCCCAACCTTGATCCTCAGTCACAACAAAACGCTGGCCGCCCAGTTGTACGGGGAGTTCAAACAGTTCTTTCCCGAAAATGCCGTGGAGTATTTTATCTCCTACTACGACTACTACCAGCCGGAGGCCTTCATTCCATCTTCCGGATTATATATTGAAAAAGATCTTTCCATCAACGAAGAAATCGAAAAGCTCCGCCTCAGCGCAACCTCTTCGCTATTGACCGGCCGGCGCGATGTGATCGTCGTAGCTTCCGTATCCTGTATCTATGGTATCGGCAACCCGGAAGAATTTGGCAAGAACGTGATCAAGCTAAAAACCGGCGAGACCATTGTGCGCAACAAGCTTTTGTTTGCCCTGGTGGACATTTTGTATAACCGCACCGAAGTCGAATTTAAACGCGGCACCTTCCGGGTGAAGGGCGATACAGTGGACGTATTTCTGGCCTATGCCGACTATGCCATCCGCATTTACTTCTGGGGCGATGAGATCGAATCCATTCAGCGCATCGACCCCGTGAGCGGCAAAAAGATCTCGGACGAATCCATCGTCACCATCTTCCCGGCCAACTTGTTTGTGACGGGGAAGGAATCGTTGCATCAAGCCATCCGCGAGATCCAGGACGACATGGTGGCGCAAGTGAATATGTTTGAAGCCGATCGCCGCCACCTGGAAGCAAAACGCTTGAAAGAACGTACGGAGTTTGATATCGAGATGATGCGCGAGCTGGGATACTGTTCGGGCATCGAAAACTACAGCCGCTATTTCGACCGGCGACGACCCGGCGATCGCCCCTTCTGCCTGATCGATTATTTCCCCGACGATTTCCTGATGGTGATCGACGAAAGTCACGTCACGGTGCCCCAGGTCCGCGCCATGTGGGGCGGCGACCGCTCGCGCAAAGTGAACCTGGTCGACTATGGTTTTCGCTTGCCCTCGGCACTGGACAACCGGCCCCTCACGTTCAATGAATTTGAGACACTCCTCAACCAGACGGTTTATGTGAGCGCGACGCCGTCGGAATACGAGCTGCGCAAATCGGAAGGTGTGGTGGTGGAGCAAATCATTCGCCCCACTGGCTTGCTAGACCCCGAGATCGATGTGCGCCCCAGCAAAAACCAGATCGACGATCTGTTGGAAGAGATCGACGAGCGCGTGAAGAAACACGAACGCGTGCTGGTGACCACCCTCACCAAACGCATGGCCGAGGAGTTGACCAAGTACATGGACCGGGTGGGCGTGAAATGCCGGTACATCCACTCGGAAGTGACCACCCTGGATCGCGTAGAGATCTTGCGCGAATTGCGTTTGGGTGTCTTCGACGTTCTCGTGGGCGTGAACCTGCTGCGCGAAGGACTTGACCTGCCCGAAGTCTCCCTCGTCGCCATCCTGGATGCCGACAAAGAAGGCTTCCTCCGAAACCAACGCTCGCTGGTGCAGACCATTGGCCGCGCCGCCCGCAATGACCAAGGCCGCGTGATCATGTATGCCGACAGCATCACAGAATCTATGCAACTGGCCATTGATGAAACGAATCGCCGTCGCACGATCCAGCGGGATTACAACACAGCAAACGGTATTACGCCACGCACGGTCCTGAAATCGAAGGGCAACATCCTGGGCCAAACCAAAGTGGCCGACTCCAAGAAGACGCACAAATATTATGTGGAGGACGAAGAGGCTACGTTGGCTGCTGATCCGGTGGTGGCTTATCTCAGCAAGGATGAGCTTACAAAAATGGCGGACCGTACGCGGAGGGCGATGGAGAAGGCTGCCAAGGAATTGGAGTTCATGGAGGCGGCGAAGTTGCGCGATGAATATATGGCGATTCAGAAACTTTTGGAGACGAAGGTCTAA
- a CDS encoding PD-(D/E)XK nuclease family protein, producing MKPFLYELAETLYKNYRPLDALTVIFPNRRAVLYFRKHLSVFLERPTFAPRLITIEDFIADLTELKVPDKLELIHRLFKTHFELLKKSPETASEPFDKFYFWGDMLLRDFDEVDKYLVNPGQLFQDLSHQKELDSSFDYLTDEQREFLKTFWGSFEEHLTGNKRKFLTVWNQLFSLYTRFGQALLAEGLAYEGMLHRHVAENLSEGMAQRVKGKSLVFAGFNALTKAEEKIMSFFVDRGMANIYWDLDEYYVNNNTQEAGKFFREYQQHPVLGKTFSKDIPSHFTAVLQSGKDAGQPKSIRVFGAAQPVGQAKVMAQVLREQLAAGIDPEDTLIVLPDEKLLLPVLHGLSADVEKLNITMGFPVSSTPLYNLVELLIEMQIGARHDQFNHRQVLALLGHPYVVAADAAVANAKRKEILSNNWVHVHRNFLASAVPLHRLIFTMADANIIGYLQDIVMEIGRMTGITTFDKEYAFHFVKLLNRMEDVMGNDMEEEHSPSTSEEEAPARTRTKSVVLKSFLRLFRQLIQAYKIPFTGEPLKGLQVMGVLETRNLDYKNVFILSLNEGAFPSSAGKGSYIPFNIRRAYSLPTVEHQDAMYAYLFYRVLQRAENVFLFYNAETDVLGQGEMSRYLQQLMYESGLHLEKKILHNPVQPTPITPITVEKNEDVMQTLARLSEGNSMFRGLSPSALNTYMECRLRFYFRQVARIREPDAVEEDLDARILGNFLHDVMEHFYKRLREQKKSKHIEAADFDHAGLRIDQLIDEVFIKAYGLEPGKAVVYEGQRLVVREVVKRFAHRIIEMDKAYAPFTMEAVEQEGMLYQVPIGKPPGHVLLSGKIDRVDRKDDVLRVIDYKTGKDKLDFDSVESLFVRDGKRNKAAFQTLLYALLYRANASHRGTRIVPGLINRMNLFDDDFKFGLKVGREYVTDVDPLLPEFEQRLKITLEELFDIETPFDQTTDPEICRNCPYQGICYR from the coding sequence ATGAAGCCATTCCTGTACGAACTCGCGGAAACCCTCTATAAGAACTACCGTCCCTTGGATGCGTTGACGGTGATTTTTCCAAACCGCCGGGCCGTGCTGTATTTTCGCAAACACCTGAGCGTGTTCCTGGAACGGCCCACGTTTGCGCCCAGGCTCATCACCATCGAAGACTTTATTGCCGACCTCACGGAGCTGAAAGTTCCGGACAAGCTCGAGCTGATCCATCGCCTGTTCAAGACGCATTTTGAGTTGCTGAAAAAATCGCCGGAGACCGCCAGCGAACCCTTCGACAAATTCTATTTCTGGGGCGACATGCTGCTGCGCGATTTCGACGAGGTCGACAAATACCTCGTCAACCCAGGCCAACTGTTTCAGGACCTGAGTCACCAAAAAGAACTCGATTCCAGCTTCGACTATCTCACCGACGAACAACGCGAATTCCTAAAGACCTTCTGGGGTAGCTTTGAAGAACACTTAACGGGAAACAAGCGAAAGTTCCTGACCGTATGGAATCAACTTTTCTCCCTGTACACCCGCTTCGGTCAGGCCTTGTTGGCCGAGGGCCTCGCCTATGAGGGCATGTTGCATCGCCACGTAGCCGAAAATCTATCCGAAGGCATGGCGCAACGCGTGAAGGGAAAGTCGTTGGTGTTTGCGGGCTTCAACGCACTCACCAAAGCCGAAGAAAAGATCATGTCCTTTTTTGTGGACCGCGGCATGGCCAACATCTATTGGGACTTGGATGAGTATTACGTCAACAACAACACCCAGGAAGCCGGCAAGTTTTTCCGTGAATACCAGCAACACCCCGTGTTGGGAAAGACCTTTTCAAAAGATATACCGTCGCATTTCACAGCCGTGTTGCAGTCGGGTAAGGATGCCGGACAGCCGAAATCCATCCGTGTCTTTGGTGCCGCGCAGCCGGTGGGGCAGGCCAAGGTGATGGCGCAGGTCTTGCGTGAGCAGCTAGCAGCGGGCATCGACCCGGAGGACACGCTCATCGTGCTGCCCGACGAAAAGCTCCTGCTGCCCGTATTGCATGGCCTTTCGGCCGATGTGGAAAAGCTCAACATCACCATGGGTTTTCCCGTGAGCAGCACACCGCTGTACAACCTGGTGGAATTGTTGATCGAGATGCAGATCGGCGCCCGTCACGACCAATTCAATCACCGCCAGGTGCTGGCCTTGCTGGGCCATCCCTACGTGGTCGCAGCCGATGCTGCCGTGGCCAATGCAAAGCGCAAGGAGATCCTGAGCAACAACTGGGTGCACGTTCACCGGAACTTCCTGGCGTCTGCCGTACCCCTTCATCGCCTGATCTTCACCATGGCCGATGCGAACATCATCGGCTATCTCCAGGACATCGTCATGGAAATCGGACGCATGACCGGCATCACGACCTTCGACAAGGAATATGCGTTTCACTTCGTGAAGCTGTTGAACCGGATGGAAGATGTCATGGGCAATGACATGGAAGAAGAACATTCCCCCTCAACTTCTGAGGAAGAAGCTCCGGCGCGAACCCGCACCAAGTCTGTCGTGCTGAAATCTTTTTTGCGTCTTTTTCGTCAACTCATCCAGGCCTACAAGATACCCTTCACAGGCGAGCCTTTGAAAGGCTTGCAGGTCATGGGCGTATTGGAAACGCGTAACCTGGATTATAAAAACGTGTTCATCCTCTCGCTCAACGAGGGGGCTTTCCCTTCGTCGGCCGGCAAAGGATCCTACATTCCGTTCAACATCCGCAGAGCCTATAGTCTGCCCACCGTCGAGCACCAGGATGCCATGTATGCGTATCTTTTTTATCGCGTCCTGCAACGGGCAGAGAACGTCTTCCTGTTCTACAATGCCGAAACCGATGTGCTGGGGCAAGGCGAAATGAGCCGCTACCTGCAACAACTGATGTACGAAAGCGGCCTGCACCTCGAAAAGAAAATACTGCACAACCCCGTACAACCCACACCCATCACGCCCATCACCGTAGAAAAAAATGAAGACGTGATGCAAACCCTGGCGCGCCTGAGCGAAGGCAACAGCATGTTCCGCGGCCTGTCGCCTTCCGCCCTCAACACCTACATGGAGTGCCGCCTGCGCTTCTACTTCCGCCAGGTGGCGCGCATCCGAGAACCCGACGCCGTCGAAGAAGACCTGGATGCCCGCATCCTCGGTAACTTCCTGCACGACGTCATGGAACATTTCTACAAACGCCTCCGCGAACAAAAGAAAAGCAAGCATATCGAGGCTGCGGATTTTGATCACGCCGGTTTGCGCATCGATCAACTCATTGACGAAGTATTCATAAAGGCCTATGGACTGGAGCCCGGCAAGGCGGTCGTCTACGAAGGCCAACGTCTCGTGGTGCGCGAAGTGGTAAAACGCTTTGCCCACCGCATCATCGAAATGGACAAGGCCTATGCCCCGTTCACGATGGAAGCTGTGGAGCAGGAGGGCATGTTGTATCAAGTGCCCATTGGCAAACCTCCGGGCCATGTGTTGCTCAGCGGAAAGATCGACCGCGTAGATCGCAAAGACGATGTCTTGCGCGTGATCGACTATAAAACCGGTAAAGACAAATTGGATTTCGACAGCGTGGAGTCCCTGTTTGTTCGCGACGGCAAACGCAACAAGGCCGCTTTCCAAACTCTGCTCTACGCCCTGCTCTACCGCGCCAACGCAAGTCACCGCGGCACACGCATCGTCCCCGGCCTCATCAACCGGATGAACCTGTTCGATGATGATTTTAAATTTGGATTGAAAGTAGGGCGGGAGTATGTCACCGATGTCGACCCCTTGTTACCGGAATTTGAGCAGCGACTGAAAATAACATTGGAAGAGCTTTTCGATATTGAAACTCCCTTCGATCAGACCACGGATCCGGAGATTTGCCGGAATTGTCCGTATCAGGGGATTTGTTATCGGTGA